The Actinomycetes bacterium genome includes the window CCGCCGCTCGGTCTGCGACGCAGCGGCCCGGCTGCTCGGCCTGGCGAGCCTGCGCGAGGTCGAGCCCACCGGCCTCGAGGACGCCGTCGGCTCGTTGCCGCACGAAGAGATGCGCCGCCTGGTTCGGCACGTGGTGACCGAGATCGACCGGGTTCGCACGGCCGCAGCCCTGCTGGAGACCGGTCGCATCCGCGACCTCGGTCCGCTGCTGGACGCCTCGCACCGCTCCCTGAGCGAGGACTTCCGGGTGTCCTGCGAGGAGCTCGACCTCGCCTGCGAGACGGCCGTCTCGGCGGGCGCCCTGGGCGCGCGGATGACCGGCGGTGGCTTCGGCGGGTCGGCCATCGCCCTGGTCGACAGCGGGGCCGAGGAGGTGGTGGCCGACGCCGTCACCGCCGCCTTCGACCGGGCCGGGTACGCGGCGCCCGCCTTTCTGCACGCCGTCCCGAGCGGACCTGCGGGACGGGTGGCCACTCGGACCTGACCTGCCTCGACCGGACGGCAGTGAGCGAAGATGACTGACAGGCCGAGGCAGCGAGGAGGGGACTGTGCGAGCGGTTCAGGTTGTGACGTTGGACGGCCCAGCCGCCGTCGCGGTGAACGAGGTCCCGGAGCCGACTACGTCCGACGGCTCGGTGGTCGTCGAGGTGCATGCCGCAGGGGTGGCGTTCCCCGACGTCCTGCTCACCCGTGGCCGCTACCAGTACAAGCCGGATCCGCCGTTCACGCTGGGCGCCGAGATCTCCGGGGTCGTCCGGTCCGCACCCGCCGGTTCCGCGGTTCGGCCCGGCGACCGGGTCGCCGCGTTCCCGATGTTCGGCGGGTTCGCCGAGGTGGTGGCGGTCGAGCCGCACCTCGTGCTGCCGCTGCCCGACTCGGTGTCCTTCGAGACCGGCGCGGCGCTGCCGATGAACTACCTGACGGCGCACTTCGCGCTGCTCCGGCGTGGCCGTCTGAAGTCGGGCGAGACCGTCCTGGTGCACGGGGCGGCCGGTGGGGTCGGCACGGCTGCGGTCCAGCTGGCCCGCGCGCTGGGCGCGCGAGTGCTGGCCGTCGTGTCGGGCGCGCAGAAGGCGGACATGGCGCGGACCGCCGGCGCCCACGACGTGGTGCTGGCCGAGGGATTCCGGGACGCCGTTAAGGAGCTCACCGGCGGGGCCGGGGCCGACATCGTGGTGGACCCCGTCGGTGGGGACCGGTTCACCGACTCGCTGCGCAGCCTCGCACCCGAGGGCCGGCTGCTGGTCATCGGCTTCACCGGCGGCGAGATCCCGACGGTGAAGGTGAACCGGCTGCTGCTGAACAACATCGAGGTCGTTGGCGTCGGCTGGGGGGCGTTTTGGATGTCCCGGCCGGAGTTCCTCCAGCAGCAGTGGGCGCAGCTGCTTCCGCTGCTGGCCGACGGCCGGATCGACCCGCCGATCGGCCGCACCTACCCGCTGGAGCAGACCGCCGCGGCGCTGGACGACGTGGAGCAGCGCCGGGCGCTCGGCAAGCTCGTGCTCAGGATGCGCTGACCCGGCTCACCGGTCCGGCCGCTTCCCGAGCGGCGTCCCCCGGACCTGCGAGTAGACGCCCGCCAGCCGCGCCGGACCGACCAGCTCCGGTCGGAGTCCGGCGTCCACGAGCTCCGCCAGCGCGATCTGGCCATCGGGCGCGAAGGCGAGCAGGCGCGTCCTCAGCCGGTGCGTCCCGGCGGCGCCGCGAGCGATCGGCTCGAGCAGCCGGACCTCGCCTCGGCTGACGCGGGCCAGCTCGCGCAGGGCAGCCTGCCGTTGCGGCGCCCGGAGCAGGCCGAGCACGCCGGCGGCGACCACCACGTCGAACGACCCCGTGCGGAACGGCAGCTCGGTGCAGTCGCCCCGGACGAGGCGACTGCGACCCGGTCCCCATCCGTGAGTACCTCGCCGCGCCCGATGGAGCATCGCCGGGTTCCGGTCGAGCCCCACGTAGTCGACGCCTCGCGAGCGCAGGCTCCGAGCCAGGAAGGCCGGGCCGCAGCCGACCTCGAGCACGACTCCACCGTCGACCCCGGCGACGAGCTCGCCCAGCCAGCGGTGCCAGCCCACGAGCGCGACGGTGCGGTCGTAGCCGGGCGCCGCGAACGTCCACCAGCGGTCCGTCCGCTGGCTGGTTCTGCGGCTGCCGGGCATGCGACCTCCGTCCTGGCACCGACCATTGTGGGTGGCGAGCAGCCGTCAGGTGGTGAGGCCTTCGGCCCTGGCGCCGGCCCCGAGGGCGTTGCAGGCTGTCACGTACGAAGTCGGAGGAAGGGCGTCCATGAGAAGCGACAGGCGTTGGTCTGAGCTGTCGGGCACTCAGCGTTCGGCCATCCTGGTCGCGGCGTCCATCGAGCTGGCCCTGACGGCCACGGCCCTCGTCGACCTGGTCCGGCGTCCAGCGGCCGAAGTCCACGGCCCCAAGGGGCTGTGGGCGCTGGGCGTGTTCGTGCAGCCGATCGGGCCGATCGCCTACCTGACTTGCGGCCGCCACCGCGGCTGACGGCGCTGCGGCGCGCTGCTAACCCTGCACTGGCCAGGGACTAAGACTCCGCTAACCACAAGCGCAGGACCGGTCACTGCCCGTAGCGTTCGACCGAGCGGGTCCCCGCAGTTCCCGAGGCTGCGGGGACTCGTTTCTCCCGTCCCCGATTGAGGGACCAGCTGGGCGCCCCGGGTGCGGCTGTGGTCGTCCACGCGTCGGTGACGGAGAGTCAGGACGCGACCC containing:
- a CDS encoding galactokinase, with the protein product RRSVCDAAARLLGLASLREVEPTGLEDAVGSLPHEEMRRLVRHVVTEIDRVRTAAALLETGRIRDLGPLLDASHRSLSEDFRVSCEELDLACETAVSAGALGARMTGGGFGGSAIALVDSGAEEVVADAVTAAFDRAGYAAPAFLHAVPSGPAGRVATRT
- a CDS encoding NADPH:quinone oxidoreductase family protein, encoding MRAVQVVTLDGPAAVAVNEVPEPTTSDGSVVVEVHAAGVAFPDVLLTRGRYQYKPDPPFTLGAEISGVVRSAPAGSAVRPGDRVAAFPMFGGFAEVVAVEPHLVLPLPDSVSFETGAALPMNYLTAHFALLRRGRLKSGETVLVHGAAGGVGTAAVQLARALGARVLAVVSGAQKADMARTAGAHDVVLAEGFRDAVKELTGGAGADIVVDPVGGDRFTDSLRSLAPEGRLLVIGFTGGEIPTVKVNRLLLNNIEVVGVGWGAFWMSRPEFLQQQWAQLLPLLADGRIDPPIGRTYPLEQTAAALDDVEQRRALGKLVLRMR
- a CDS encoding class I SAM-dependent methyltransferase, which encodes MPGSRRTSQRTDRWWTFAAPGYDRTVALVGWHRWLGELVAGVDGGVVLEVGCGPAFLARSLRSRGVDYVGLDRNPAMLHRARRGTHGWGPGRSRLVRGDCTELPFRTGSFDVVVAAGVLGLLRAPQRQAALRELARVSRGEVRLLEPIARGAAGTHRLRTRLLAFAPDGQIALAELVDAGLRPELVGPARLAGVYSQVRGTPLGKRPDR
- a CDS encoding PLD nuclease N-terminal domain-containing protein, which codes for MRSDRRWSELSGTQRSAILVAASIELALTATALVDLVRRPAAEVHGPKGLWALGVFVQPIGPIAYLTCGRHRG